Proteins encoded by one window of Deinococcus aerophilus:
- a CDS encoding acetyl-CoA C-acetyltransferase: protein MTRNDDSIVIVAARRTPIGSFLGGLKDVSAAELGVAAARAVAEGLPGDDIADVIVGNVLQAGGGMNVARQVALGAGLADHVPGLTVNRVCGSGLQAVISAAQGLRAGDGQLYLAGGSESMSRAPYLLPRAREGYRLGHAQALDSILSEGLTDVFNDYHMGITAENIAAQWGISREEQDAFALESQNRAAAALEGGHFADELVPVEVPGRKGSTTFDRDEYPRATSAEALAKLRPAFKKDGTVTAGNASGLNDGAAMLAVTTQGYAQAHGLPVLAEVASYAAIGVDPKIMGIGPARAVPIALARAGMTLADVDLLELNEAFAAQSLAVVRDLGADPARVNVTGGAIALGHPIGASGARVLVTLIHALRRTGKETGVASLCIGGGMGIAVVVRARN, encoded by the coding sequence ATGACGCGCAATGACGACAGTATCGTGATCGTGGCAGCCCGGCGCACGCCGATCGGCAGCTTTCTGGGAGGGCTCAAGGACGTCTCGGCCGCCGAACTGGGCGTGGCGGCGGCGCGTGCGGTGGCCGAGGGGCTGCCCGGCGACGACATCGCGGACGTGATCGTGGGCAACGTGCTGCAGGCGGGCGGTGGCATGAACGTGGCGCGGCAGGTGGCGCTGGGGGCAGGCCTGGCCGACCACGTACCGGGCCTGACGGTCAACCGGGTGTGCGGCAGCGGGTTGCAGGCGGTCATCAGCGCGGCGCAGGGCCTGCGGGCGGGCGACGGACAGCTGTACCTCGCGGGCGGCAGCGAGTCCATGAGCCGCGCTCCGTACCTGTTGCCCCGCGCCCGTGAGGGCTACCGGCTGGGGCACGCCCAGGCGCTGGACAGCATCCTCTCGGAAGGTCTGACTGACGTATTCAACGACTACCACATGGGCATCACGGCCGAGAACATCGCCGCGCAGTGGGGCATCTCCCGCGAGGAGCAGGACGCCTTTGCCCTGGAAAGCCAGAACCGCGCCGCCGCCGCGCTGGAGGGCGGCCACTTCGCCGATGAGCTGGTGCCGGTCGAGGTGCCGGGCCGCAAGGGGTCGACCACCTTCGACCGCGATGAGTACCCGCGCGCCACCTCCGCCGAGGCGCTGGCCAAACTGCGCCCGGCCTTCAAGAAGGACGGCACGGTGACGGCCGGCAACGCCAGCGGCCTGAACGACGGCGCGGCCATGCTCGCCGTGACCACGCAGGGTTACGCCCAGGCCCACGGCCTGCCGGTCCTCGCCGAGGTCGCGAGCTACGCGGCCATCGGCGTGGACCCCAAGATCATGGGCATCGGGCCGGCCCGGGCGGTGCCCATCGCGCTTGCGCGGGCCGGAATGACCCTGGCCGACGTGGACCTGCTGGAACTGAACGAGGCCTTTGCCGCCCAGTCGCTCGCGGTGGTGCGCGACCTGGGGGCCGACCCCGCGCGGGTGAACGTCACGGGCGGGGCCATTGCGCTGGGCCATCCCATCGGCGCTTCGGGAGCGCGGGTGCTCGTCACGCTGATTCACGCACTGCGGCGCACCGGCAAGGAAACGGGCGTCGCCAGCCTGTGCATCGGCGGCGGCATGGGCATCGCCGTGGTGGTGCGGGCGCGGAATTGA
- a CDS encoding acyl-CoA thioesterase, translated as MTRPLPHLRAAYPYHHPLQTRWADNDVYGHINNVTYYAYFDTAVNAYLAARGALDLQSGAVIGLVVETGCAFFAPAAFPEPLSVGVRVAHLGRSSVRYELAVFQEAADTACAQGHFVHVYVDRGTRRPVDFPDPLRGALAALQPV; from the coding sequence ATGACCCGTCCCCTCCCGCACCTGCGCGCCGCGTACCCGTACCACCACCCCCTTCAGACCCGCTGGGCCGACAACGACGTGTACGGCCACATCAACAACGTCACGTACTACGCCTACTTCGACACGGCGGTCAACGCCTACCTCGCGGCCCGGGGCGCGCTGGACCTCCAGAGCGGCGCGGTGATTGGTCTGGTCGTGGAGACCGGCTGCGCTTTCTTTGCCCCCGCCGCCTTTCCTGAGCCCCTGAGCGTGGGCGTGCGCGTGGCGCACCTGGGGCGCAGCAGCGTGCGCTACGAACTGGCGGTCTTTCAGGAAGCAGCGGACACCGCCTGCGCCCAGGGCCACTTCGTTCACGTGTACGTGGACCGGGGGACGCGGCGGCCCGTGGACTTCCCGGACCCCTTGCGCGGGGCACTGGCAGCGCTGCAGCCGGTCTGA
- a CDS encoding TRAP transporter substrate-binding protein, which produces MGIDRRKFLKGAAATAAASTVFSPHSFAQTGNVRWRCATSWPKSLDVLFGGAQMVADRVSAMTDGKFTIRPYEAGELVPGLQVLDAVQQGTVECGHSAGYYYVGKNPTLGFATGVPFGLTASEQNAWLYSAGGLELIREVYDDFGIINFPAGNTTAQMGGWFKKEIKSAADLKGLKMRIPGIGGQVMAKLGVNVQVLPGGEIYLALDRGAIDAAEWVGPYDDEKLGLQKAAKFYYYPGWWEPGATFDMMVGKKAYAALPKAYKEILASACAEANLAVAADYDAKNQAALQRLKKGGTQLRRYSNDILKAGNKATQELHAENSAKNAGYKKVYTPWESFRRNIHAWHQINEKPLMDFNG; this is translated from the coding sequence ATGGGAATCGACCGTCGTAAGTTTCTGAAGGGAGCCGCGGCCACCGCGGCAGCCAGCACCGTCTTCTCACCGCACAGCTTTGCCCAGACCGGCAATGTGCGCTGGCGCTGCGCCACGAGCTGGCCCAAGAGCCTGGACGTGCTGTTCGGCGGCGCGCAGATGGTGGCCGACCGGGTCAGCGCCATGACCGACGGCAAGTTCACCATCCGTCCTTACGAGGCGGGCGAACTGGTGCCCGGCCTGCAGGTTCTGGACGCCGTGCAGCAGGGCACCGTGGAGTGCGGACACAGCGCCGGCTACTACTACGTGGGCAAGAACCCCACGCTGGGTTTTGCCACCGGCGTGCCGTTTGGCCTGACCGCCTCCGAGCAGAACGCCTGGCTGTACAGCGCGGGCGGCCTGGAGCTGATCCGCGAGGTCTACGACGACTTCGGGATCATCAACTTCCCGGCCGGGAACACGACCGCGCAGATGGGCGGCTGGTTCAAGAAGGAAATCAAGTCGGCGGCCGACCTCAAGGGCCTCAAGATGCGGATCCCCGGCATCGGCGGGCAGGTGATGGCCAAGCTGGGCGTGAACGTGCAGGTGCTGCCCGGCGGCGAGATCTATCTGGCGCTGGACCGCGGAGCCATTGACGCGGCCGAGTGGGTGGGGCCGTACGACGACGAGAAACTGGGACTGCAGAAGGCCGCCAAGTTCTACTACTACCCCGGCTGGTGGGAACCCGGCGCCACCTTCGACATGATGGTGGGCAAGAAGGCCTACGCCGCGCTGCCCAAGGCCTACAAGGAAATCCTGGCGAGCGCGTGCGCCGAGGCCAACCTCGCGGTGGCGGCCGATTACGACGCCAAGAACCAGGCGGCGCTGCAGCGCCTCAAGAAGGGCGGCACCCAGCTGCGCCGTTATTCCAACGACATCCTCAAGGCGGGCAACAAGGCCACCCAGGAACTGCACGCCGAGAACTCGGCCAAGAACGCTGGATACAAGAAGGTCTATACCCCCTGGGAATCCTTCCGCCGCAACATTCACGCTTGGCACCAGATCAACGAGAAGCCGCTGATGGATTTCAACGGCTGA
- a CDS encoding TRAP transporter large permease yields MDAIGLWMFFGAFILIFSGFPVAFSLAGTAIIFGLIGLSTGHFDALLLRAIPDRIFGTMSNFTLLAIPYFVFMGGILGKSGLAEDLLRTAGLLFGRLRGGIAVAVVLVGLLLAATTGVVAATVVTMGLISLPIMLRYGYDKGLAGGVIAASGTLGQVIPPSVVLVVLGSELGVSVGDLFLGSMVPGLLLAALYIVYVVVRSALNPKLAPAMPAHELNIKPSAMALQVLRAMIPPLLLIFAVLGSIFFGLATATEAGAVGALGAVLLALANRKLTRAGLWEVTLSTARLTTFVIFILIGSTSFSLVFRALDGDLYMQNILANLPGGVLGFLILTNLAIFVLGFFLDFFEIAFILLPIFAPVARELGVDMIWYGILLGINLQTSFLTPPFGFSLFYLRGIAGKYLATTDIYRGVIPFIMIQLFVLTLCIIFPGLTGLRAAGP; encoded by the coding sequence ATGGATGCCATCGGTCTGTGGATGTTCTTTGGGGCCTTCATTCTGATCTTCAGCGGTTTCCCGGTGGCGTTCTCGCTGGCCGGAACCGCCATCATTTTCGGCCTGATCGGCCTGAGTACGGGCCACTTCGACGCGCTGCTGCTGCGGGCCATTCCTGACCGCATCTTCGGCACCATGAGCAACTTCACGCTGCTGGCCATTCCGTATTTCGTGTTCATGGGCGGCATCCTGGGCAAGAGCGGGCTGGCCGAGGACCTGCTGCGAACGGCTGGGCTGCTGTTCGGACGGTTGCGCGGCGGCATCGCGGTCGCCGTGGTTCTGGTGGGGCTGCTGCTGGCGGCCACGACCGGCGTGGTGGCCGCCACGGTGGTCACCATGGGCCTGATCAGCCTGCCGATCATGCTGCGCTACGGCTACGACAAGGGCCTGGCCGGCGGCGTGATTGCAGCCTCGGGGACGCTGGGGCAGGTCATTCCGCCCAGCGTGGTCCTGGTGGTGCTGGGCAGCGAGCTGGGCGTATCGGTGGGAGACCTGTTCCTGGGTTCGATGGTGCCGGGCCTGCTGCTCGCGGCGCTGTACATCGTGTACGTGGTCGTGCGTTCGGCCCTGAACCCCAAGCTGGCTCCGGCGATGCCCGCCCACGAACTGAACATCAAGCCCAGTGCCATGGCCCTGCAGGTACTGCGCGCCATGATTCCGCCGCTGCTGCTGATCTTCGCGGTGCTGGGCTCGATCTTCTTCGGCCTCGCCACCGCCACCGAGGCGGGCGCGGTGGGGGCGCTGGGCGCGGTGCTGCTGGCCCTCGCCAACCGCAAGCTGACGCGCGCCGGGCTGTGGGAAGTCACCCTGTCCACCGCCCGGCTGACCACCTTCGTGATCTTCATCCTGATCGGCTCCACGTCGTTCTCTCTGGTATTCCGGGCGCTGGACGGCGACCTGTACATGCAGAACATCCTGGCCAACCTGCCGGGCGGGGTGCTGGGCTTCCTGATCCTGACCAACCTGGCGATCTTCGTCCTGGGTTTCTTCCTGGATTTCTTCGAGATCGCCTTTATCCTGCTGCCCATCTTCGCGCCCGTCGCCCGAGAGCTGGGTGTGGACATGATCTGGTACGGCATCCTGCTGGGAATCAACCTGCAGACCAGCTTCCTGACACCGCCCTTTGGGTTCTCTCTGTTCTATCTGCGCGGCATTGCCGGCAAGTACTTGGCGACCACCGACATCTACCGGGGCGTGATTCCGTTCATCATGATTCAGCTGTTCGTGCTGACCCTGTGCATCATCTTCCCCGGCCTGACCGGCCTGAGGGCAGCGGGACCGTAA
- a CDS encoding TRAP transporter small permease subunit, with protein MLGLARAIDRFSSWLGVVIGGITLLMIAVGLFNVFGRFADRYLGTQFSSNSLLELQWYLFSVIFLLGGAYVMSLDEHVRVDVLYGRLRPRQRALINLLGTLLFLLPFCVIALWVAIPWFQLSYGMQESSSDPGGLLRWPVKLLVPIGFVLLFIQGISEAIKAAGALSGHYEYRTQDELEALRAEVQLDRAGLDGLLVGLPDEAEAGTDAAAKTPDEQRKK; from the coding sequence TTGCTGGGACTTGCACGTGCCATAGACCGCTTTTCATCCTGGCTGGGTGTGGTGATTGGCGGCATCACCCTGTTGATGATCGCCGTGGGCCTGTTCAACGTGTTTGGGCGCTTCGCCGACCGTTACCTGGGCACACAGTTCAGCAGCAACTCTTTGCTGGAACTTCAGTGGTACCTGTTCAGCGTGATCTTTCTGCTGGGCGGCGCATACGTGATGAGCCTGGACGAGCACGTGCGGGTGGACGTTCTGTACGGCCGTCTGCGGCCCAGGCAGCGGGCGCTGATCAACCTGCTGGGCACGCTGCTCTTTTTGCTGCCGTTCTGTGTGATCGCCCTGTGGGTGGCCATTCCGTGGTTTCAGCTCAGCTACGGCATGCAGGAAAGCAGCTCGGATCCGGGCGGGCTGCTGCGCTGGCCCGTCAAACTGCTGGTGCCCATCGGTTTTGTGTTGCTGTTCATTCAGGGCATCAGCGAAGCGATCAAGGCGGCAGGGGCGCTGAGCGGCCACTACGAGTACCGCACCCAGGATGAACTTGAAGCCCTGCGCGCGGAGGTGCAGCTGGACCGCGCCGGCCTCGACGGCCTGCTGGTGGGCCTGCCGGATGAGGCAGAGGCCGGCACGGACGCCGCAGCGAAAACTCCAGACGAACAGAGGAAGAAATAA
- a CDS encoding DoxX family protein, with protein MTPPDRPTPGLLALAAVFTIAGTLHFLIPQSFDRIVPPGLPLDARAATLLSGAAELAGGLGLLHPVTRPAARWGLLALLVAVFPANLYMAQEPQRFGVPAWATWARLPLQPLLMWAVWRAGRRPA; from the coding sequence ATGACCCCACCCGACCGACCGACCCCCGGCCTGCTCGCCCTGGCCGCCGTGTTCACTATCGCGGGAACGCTGCATTTTCTCATTCCGCAGAGTTTTGACCGCATCGTGCCGCCGGGGCTGCCGCTGGATGCACGTGCCGCGACCCTGCTCAGCGGAGCGGCCGAGCTCGCCGGAGGCCTGGGCCTGCTGCATCCCGTCACCCGCCCCGCCGCCCGCTGGGGCCTGCTCGCGCTGCTGGTCGCCGTTTTTCCGGCAAACCTGTACATGGCGCAGGAGCCGCAGCGGTTCGGGGTCCCCGCCTGGGCCACGTGGGCCAGACTGCCCCTTCAGCCGCTGCTGATGTGGGCGGTCTGGCGCGCCGGGCGCAGGCCAGCCTAG
- a CDS encoding GNAT family N-acetyltransferase, with translation MSAPASAVRPRTDADLPALVEALRRTHLANAYPSGWPDDPAGFLAPPAPLGAWVAQVGGVAVGQVVLRPAPPEGEPLPAWIAASGVPRAEVAVVSRLFVAPGFQGRGLARSLFRTAWAEARSLGRRAILDVHTASAVPIALYESEAWRQVATLAAPWTEADGRVPQVHVYVSPA, from the coding sequence GTGAGCGCGCCCGCCTCCGCCGTGCGCCCTCGCACGGACGCCGACCTGCCCGCGCTGGTGGAGGCGCTGCGCCGGACCCACCTCGCCAACGCCTATCCCTCGGGCTGGCCGGACGACCCCGCCGGCTTTCTTGCCCCGCCCGCGCCGCTGGGTGCGTGGGTGGCGCAGGTGGGCGGCGTGGCGGTGGGACAGGTGGTCCTGCGCCCGGCCCCGCCGGAGGGCGAACCCCTGCCCGCGTGGATTGCGGCCAGCGGGGTGCCGCGCGCTGAGGTCGCCGTCGTCTCGCGTCTGTTCGTGGCCCCCGGGTTCCAGGGCCGGGGACTGGCCCGGTCGCTGTTCCGGACCGCCTGGGCTGAAGCCCGGAGCCTGGGGCGGCGCGCCATTCTGGACGTGCATACCGCCAGCGCTGTCCCCATCGCCCTGTACGAATCCGAGGCCTGGCGGCAGGTGGCCACGCTGGCCGCCCCCTGGACCGAGGCCGACGGCCGGGTGCCCCAGGTTCACGTGTACGTCTCGCCCGCGTGA
- the dcd gene encoding dCTP deaminase — protein sequence MSILPDWRIRELAHAGMIDPFEDRLVRTAEQGQVISYGLSSFGYDLRCADEWKIFTNVNSAIVDPKHFDERSFVDIQASEIIIPPNSFALARSLEYLRIPHNVMVVALGKSTYARCGIVANVTPLEPGWEGHVTLEFSNTTPLPAKMYAFEGCVQLLFFEGERPEVTYGDRQGKYQGQRGVTLPKL from the coding sequence ATGAGCATCCTGCCCGACTGGCGCATCCGGGAACTCGCCCACGCGGGCATGATCGACCCCTTCGAGGACCGTCTGGTTCGCACGGCCGAACAGGGGCAGGTCATCAGCTACGGTCTGAGCAGCTTCGGCTACGACCTGCGCTGCGCCGACGAGTGGAAGATCTTCACCAACGTCAACAGCGCCATCGTTGACCCCAAGCACTTCGATGAGCGCAGCTTTGTGGACATCCAGGCCAGTGAGATCATCATTCCTCCCAACTCCTTCGCGCTGGCCCGCAGCCTGGAATACCTGCGTATTCCCCACAATGTGATGGTGGTGGCGCTGGGGAAATCTACATATGCCCGCTGCGGCATCGTCGCCAACGTGACGCCGCTGGAACCCGGCTGGGAAGGCCACGTCACGCTGGAGTTCTCGAACACCACGCCGTTGCCCGCCAAGATGTACGCCTTCGAGGGCTGCGTGCAGCTGTTGTTCTTCGAGGGTGAGCGGCCCGAGGTTACCTACGGCGACCGCCAGGGCAAGTACCAGGGCCAGAGGGGCGTGACCCTGCCCAAGCTGTGA
- a CDS encoding metallophosphoesterase family protein codes for MRVAVISDVHGNAFALEAVLRELRRAAPDLILNLGDQIEGSADPARAAALQAGLGALEVRGNNEEKLWPGGRRAPISVALGTWLDTQLDAAALSRLADLPLTARALEGRLLACHGTPDSAWDMLLWHWQDAPEGPPGHGFYRARDPRELRAVIEPLAAAVVVCGHTHRPGATRVGDTLVVNAGSVSDQVDSDPRARWTVLEEKAGHWSVDFRTVPYDIEAAVRWSALHSPFGDGEAALLRTGTMSGRGG; via the coding sequence GTGCGGGTGGCCGTTATCAGCGATGTTCATGGCAACGCCTTTGCCCTGGAAGCCGTGCTGCGTGAGCTGCGCCGGGCGGCCCCCGACCTGATCCTCAACCTGGGAGACCAGATCGAGGGCAGCGCCGACCCGGCCCGCGCGGCGGCGCTGCAGGCCGGTCTGGGCGCGCTGGAGGTGCGGGGCAACAACGAGGAGAAGCTGTGGCCGGGCGGGCGGCGGGCCCCGATCTCTGTGGCACTGGGGACGTGGCTGGACACCCAGCTGGACGCCGCAGCCCTGAGCCGCCTCGCTGACCTGCCCCTGACGGCCCGCGCACTGGAAGGGCGGCTTCTGGCCTGTCACGGCACACCCGACAGCGCCTGGGACATGCTGCTGTGGCACTGGCAGGACGCCCCGGAGGGTCCGCCGGGCCACGGCTTCTACCGTGCCCGCGACCCGCGGGAACTGCGCGCGGTGATTGAACCCCTGGCCGCCGCGGTGGTGGTGTGCGGCCACACCCACCGGCCCGGCGCGACCCGCGTGGGCGACACGCTGGTGGTGAACGCCGGCTCGGTCAGCGATCAGGTGGACAGCGACCCGCGTGCCCGCTGGACTGTGCTGGAGGAGAAGGCGGGGCACTGGTCGGTGGACTTCCGCACGGTGCCCTACGACATCGAGGCCGCGGTGCGCTGGTCGGCGCTGCATTCTCCGTTCGGGGACGGCGAGGCGGCCCTGCTGCGTACCGGCACCATGAGCGGGCGCGGCGGCTGA
- a CDS encoding Bax inhibitor-1/YccA family protein, with protein sequence MQTYLMSKTGTQDLVRTFMARTYSWMAAGLALTAGIAYLTAQNEAFAFQVMQWRLPLILAQLGLVFALSLFADRLSSAVAGMLFIGYAALTGLTFSALLFAYSPSAVISAFATTAGTFGAMSVLGFVIKKDLSAMGRFFLFALIGLIVAMIVNLFVASSILTLGISVIGVLLFAGLTAYDTQMLRNMALSGVSGEMAERAAINGALRLYLDFINMFLFILRLFGGSRD encoded by the coding sequence ATGCAGACCTACCTCATGTCGAAAACAGGCACGCAGGACCTTGTCCGCACCTTTATGGCCCGCACCTATTCGTGGATGGCGGCCGGTCTGGCCCTGACCGCCGGCATCGCCTACCTCACGGCCCAGAACGAGGCCTTCGCCTTTCAGGTGATGCAGTGGCGGCTGCCGCTGATCCTGGCGCAGCTGGGACTGGTCTTTGCCCTGAGCCTGTTCGCCGACCGCCTGAGCAGCGCGGTGGCCGGCATGCTGTTTATCGGCTACGCCGCCCTGACCGGCCTGACCTTCAGCGCGCTGCTGTTTGCCTACAGTCCCTCGGCGGTCATCAGCGCCTTTGCCACCACGGCGGGCACCTTCGGCGCGATGAGCGTGCTCGGCTTCGTGATCAAGAAAGACCTCAGCGCCATGGGCCGGTTTTTCCTGTTCGCCCTGATCGGCCTGATCGTCGCCATGATCGTCAACCTCTTCGTGGCGAGCAGCATTCTCACGCTGGGCATCTCGGTGATCGGGGTTCTGCTGTTCGCGGGCCTGACCGCCTACGACACGCAGATGCTGCGCAACATGGCCCTGAGCGGGGTGAGCGGCGAGATGGCCGAACGCGCCGCCATCAACGGAGCGCTGCGCCTGTACCTGGACTTCATCAACATGTTCCTGTTCATCCTGCGCCTGTTCGGGGGCAGCCGCGACTGA
- a CDS encoding indolepyruvate ferredoxin oxidoreductase subunit alpha: MTHIITSPCIGTKDQACTEVCPVECIYDAGELFLIHPDECIDCGACVPACPVSAIFPEEDVPAGEEPFIARNHEFFGA; the protein is encoded by the coding sequence ATGACCCACATCATCACCAGTCCGTGTATCGGAACCAAGGATCAGGCGTGCACCGAGGTCTGCCCGGTGGAGTGCATCTACGACGCCGGAGAGCTGTTCCTGATTCATCCCGACGAGTGCATCGACTGTGGAGCGTGCGTGCCCGCGTGCCCGGTCAGCGCGATCTTCCCCGAGGAGGACGTACCGGCCGGCGAGGAGCCGTTCATCGCCCGCAACCACGAATTCTTCGGAGCGTAG
- a CDS encoding Crp/Fnr family transcriptional regulator, with the protein MTSEPARALSLLKNAPVFQGAQEGDLRPLAALGRFSCLSRGEHLFREGESIEALHLVSGGSVRVYRLSRGGRRELTLHVEGPRQLIAGIAAFQSRATYPAHAQALQTPTEVLALPLATVREAVFHTPALSAAVIAYFARRQAELLGWVDRLVFSELGERLAAYLLEHAAAPHQLPTNSELAALLGTVPELVSRKLGEFYRLGLIVLERRTVRVSDPAELARLASGEGV; encoded by the coding sequence GTGACCTCCGAGCCCGCACGCGCACTTTCGCTGCTGAAAAATGCCCCGGTGTTTCAGGGAGCGCAGGAAGGTGACCTGCGTCCCCTGGCGGCGCTGGGCCGGTTCTCGTGCCTGTCGCGCGGCGAACACCTGTTCCGTGAGGGAGAGTCCATTGAGGCGCTGCACCTGGTCAGCGGCGGCAGCGTGCGGGTCTACCGCCTGTCGCGCGGAGGGCGGCGCGAGCTGACCCTGCACGTGGAGGGACCGCGCCAGCTGATCGCCGGCATCGCCGCCTTTCAGAGCCGCGCGACCTACCCGGCCCACGCCCAAGCCCTGCAGACCCCCACCGAGGTGCTGGCCCTGCCGCTGGCCACGGTTCGGGAGGCCGTGTTCCACACGCCCGCACTGTCGGCGGCGGTGATCGCGTACTTCGCGCGGCGGCAGGCCGAGCTGCTGGGCTGGGTCGACCGCTTGGTCTTCAGCGAACTGGGCGAGCGGCTGGCCGCCTACCTGCTCGAACATGCCGCCGCGCCGCACCAGCTGCCCACCAACAGCGAACTCGCCGCGCTGCTGGGCACCGTGCCGGAGCTGGTCAGCCGCAAGCTGGGCGAGTTCTACCGCCTGGGCCTGATCGTGCTGGAGCGGCGCACCGTGCGGGTCAGCGACCCCGCCGAACTCGCGCGGCTGGCCAGTGGGGAGGGCGTCTAG